From Flavipsychrobacter sp., a single genomic window includes:
- a CDS encoding AraC family transcriptional regulator, with product MKMDVYTIPQDLQVKHNGNFVLYDYRSAEDHQRAKVVFTSNVFSFIIDGTKEVVNEAHTRMCEKDDFILMRSGRCIMTERAATTNGYRSILFFFSNDALSDFMKEHDINFAKHEDRRHTGVFRKDEYIKALVTGLENMATLDVALQERLLKAKFDELMIYLTATYGDSVLSYLSVDVDSAHQEFIKVVENNKYNKLTLSELAFLCNMSVSTFKRKFEEQYHAPPIKWFQDQRLDYAAFLLRSHTQTSSEVFAEAGYESLSNFIAAFKNKFGVTPKQYQLQ from the coding sequence ATGAAAATGGATGTGTATACGATTCCCCAAGATCTACAGGTAAAGCATAACGGCAATTTTGTGTTATATGATTATCGCTCCGCTGAAGATCATCAAAGAGCCAAAGTAGTATTTACGTCCAACGTTTTTAGTTTCATTATTGATGGTACAAAGGAAGTCGTTAACGAAGCTCACACTCGTATGTGTGAAAAAGATGATTTTATACTAATGCGCTCAGGACGATGTATTATGACAGAGCGTGCTGCAACTACAAACGGATATAGAAGCATACTTTTCTTTTTTAGCAATGACGCCCTTTCTGATTTTATGAAGGAGCATGACATCAACTTTGCAAAGCATGAGGATAGAAGACATACAGGTGTGTTTAGAAAAGATGAATACATTAAGGCACTAGTGACGGGGTTGGAAAATATGGCAACACTTGATGTAGCTCTACAAGAAAGATTGCTTAAAGCGAAGTTTGACGAGCTGATGATATACCTTACTGCAACCTATGGTGATAGTGTACTCAGCTATTTATCTGTTGATGTAGATAGCGCACATCAAGAATTTATAAAAGTGGTAGAGAACAATAAGTACAATAAACTAACGCTCTCTGAACTTGCATTTTTATGCAATATGAGTGTCTCTACTTTTAAAAGAAAGTTTGAAGAGCAGTACCATGCACCTCCTATAAAATGGTTTCAAGACCAGCGATTGGACTATGCGGCTTTTTTATTACGTAGCCATACACAAACATCCTCTGAGGTATTTGCAGAGGCTGGTTATGAGAGCCTATCTAACTTCATAGCAGCATTTAAAAATAAGTTTGGTGTTACCCCCAAACAGTATCAGCTTCAATGA
- a CDS encoding DinB family protein, translating into MSLNQQVAKHFREVYFGGNWTTVNVKDTLKGVTYEQATTQVESFNTIATLAYHIHYYVRVALKVLKGGALEGKDALSFDHPPINTQKDWDDLLNKNFAEAEELALLIAELPNDKFFDSFTDEKYGNYYRNITGIIEHTHYHLGQISLIKKSLTANSK; encoded by the coding sequence ATGAGCCTGAACCAACAAGTAGCCAAGCATTTTAGGGAAGTGTATTTTGGTGGCAACTGGACTACCGTGAATGTAAAGGATACCCTAAAGGGTGTGACCTATGAACAGGCTACAACTCAAGTAGAGAGTTTTAACACCATAGCTACATTGGCATATCATATACATTACTATGTACGTGTAGCCCTAAAGGTGCTAAAGGGTGGTGCACTTGAAGGTAAAGATGCCTTGAGCTTCGATCATCCGCCCATCAATACGCAAAAGGATTGGGATGATCTTCTAAACAAGAACTTTGCAGAGGCAGAAGAGCTGGCACTATTGATAGCAGAACTACCCAATGATAAGTTTTTCGACAGCTTTACCGATGAAAAGTATGGCAACTACTATAGAAACATAACAGGTATTATAGAGCATACGCATTACCATCTGGGGCAGATAAGCCTTATTAAGAAAAGCCTAACAGCAAACAGCAAATAA
- a CDS encoding DUF1304 domain-containing protein — protein MSMILVVKILIALIAAFHLYIMWFEMFAWTTRGRKVFTKFPKDLFKPTKAMAANQGLYNGFLAAGLIWTFFIDNVEWHFNVTLFFLSCVVIAGAYGGATVSKKIFFVQALPAIIALLLLLF, from the coding sequence ATGAGTATGATACTCGTCGTGAAAATATTGATAGCATTAATTGCTGCATTTCATCTCTACATCATGTGGTTTGAGATGTTTGCATGGACAACCCGTGGACGTAAAGTATTTACAAAGTTTCCCAAAGACCTATTCAAACCCACTAAAGCAATGGCTGCCAACCAAGGGCTGTACAATGGCTTTTTAGCAGCGGGCTTGATATGGACCTTCTTTATTGATAATGTAGAATGGCATTTCAATGTCACGTTGTTCTTTCTGAGTTGTGTGGTTATAGCAGGAGCTTATGGAGGTGCTACAGTCTCTAAGAAAATATTTTTTGTACAAGCACTGCCTGCAATAATTGCGCTGTTGTTACTGCTTTTTTAG
- a CDS encoding pentapeptide repeat-containing protein, which produces MRDQLIADETFEGVDYTTAPLPNAEYDNCSFIDCNFSGSSLAGSMFIDCELNNCDLSNASLKDTGLKGVRFSHCKLLGLHFMDCSPFLFSVSFSHCQLNYSTFYKMKMEQNVFDHCDMVEVDFTATSLRSSVFSHCNLLGAKFDHSDLEKADFRTAQHYTIDPEINRLKKAKFSLQGVVGLLQKYDITVD; this is translated from the coding sequence ATGCGAGATCAACTCATAGCCGACGAAACTTTTGAAGGGGTAGATTATACGACCGCGCCACTGCCCAATGCAGAGTATGATAATTGTAGCTTTATAGATTGCAATTTTTCGGGTAGCAGCTTGGCGGGCAGTATGTTTATCGACTGTGAGCTGAACAACTGCGACCTGAGCAATGCCTCTTTAAAAGACACCGGACTAAAAGGAGTGCGCTTTAGTCATTGCAAACTGTTGGGCTTGCATTTTATGGATTGTAGCCCTTTTCTTTTTTCGGTAAGCTTTAGCCATTGTCAGCTCAACTATAGCACTTTTTATAAAATGAAGATGGAGCAAAATGTATTTGACCATTGCGATATGGTAGAAGTAGATTTTACAGCTACAAGTCTTCGGTCCTCAGTATTCAGTCATTGCAATTTGCTAGGGGCAAAGTTTGACCATAGCGACTTGGAAAAAGCAGATTTCCGCACAGCACAACACTACACAATAGATCCCGAAATTAACCGTTTAAAGAAAGCGAAGTTCTCACTGCAGGGTGTGGTGGGGTTGCTTCAGAAGTATGACATTACCGTGGATTAA
- a CDS encoding CPBP family intramembrane glutamic endopeptidase — translation MKNTAKILIIIVCFLLYYAGSTQFKLTMGAIDEYIHYGLLSYFITYVLIGIPIFVGAYLVNISGNAFSNLGLRSNIVTALIATLIFTAPMFIGGLLFYPIGTVTSVPNLIAKTFFAGLFEELYFRGFLFGLLFRYTKLGFIPSILLGAIVFATGHLYQSDNAGIQLGIFLTTFIGSAYFAWLYSEWKFNLWIPILLHSFMNLAWLMFDMSDNAAGNLYANILRGLTIAVSIIITLWYKHKQKGTLAINKSTLWIKK, via the coding sequence GTGAAAAATACTGCAAAAATATTGATCATCATTGTTTGCTTTCTGCTCTACTACGCAGGCTCTACACAATTCAAGCTAACGATGGGTGCTATTGATGAGTATATCCATTATGGTTTGCTGAGCTACTTTATTACCTATGTGCTTATTGGCATCCCCATATTTGTAGGGGCATACCTTGTTAATATATCTGGCAATGCCTTTAGCAACCTTGGGCTTAGAAGCAATATTGTTACTGCATTAATAGCAACACTCATTTTTACCGCACCTATGTTTATAGGCGGCCTGCTCTTCTACCCCATTGGCACAGTTACCAGTGTTCCTAACCTTATTGCCAAAACATTTTTTGCAGGACTTTTTGAGGAGCTCTACTTTCGTGGCTTTTTGTTCGGGCTGCTATTCCGCTATACCAAGCTAGGCTTTATCCCTTCCATATTGCTAGGGGCTATTGTATTTGCCACAGGGCATTTGTACCAAAGCGACAATGCAGGCATACAGCTAGGCATTTTCCTAACCACCTTTATCGGCTCAGCTTATTTTGCCTGGCTGTATAGCGAGTGGAAGTTCAACCTATGGATACCCATACTACTGCACAGCTTTATGAACCTAGCCTGGCTGATGTTTGACATGAGCGACAATGCCGCTGGCAACCTCTATGCCAATATCCTTCGCGGACTTACCATAGCAGTGTCTATCATCATCACACTATGGTATAAGCATAAACAAAAAGGCACTCTTGCTATCAACAAAAGCACCTTATGGATAAAAAAGTAA
- a CDS encoding class I SAM-dependent methyltransferase, protein MLLWLPIIVVYCTTFAWLSNYDMEMNRKAHWENVFAVKQPHEVSWTQAKPQTSLDFIHSFNVPKDAAIIDIGGGDSKLVDFLLQEGYEDITVLDISGKALQRAQQRLGDAANKVHWVETDIVDFTPERKYDVWHDRAAFHFLTTEEQIASYLSIAKQAVSGYLTIGTFSDNGPEKCSGLHIRQYNENQLQSQLAQGFAKIRCITEDHTTPFDTVQNFLFCSFKRAS, encoded by the coding sequence ATGTTACTTTGGTTACCAATCATTGTAGTGTATTGTACTACCTTTGCATGGCTTAGTAATTACGATATGGAGATGAATAGAAAAGCGCATTGGGAAAATGTATTTGCGGTAAAACAACCGCATGAGGTGAGCTGGACGCAAGCAAAACCGCAAACCTCGCTCGATTTTATACACAGCTTTAATGTGCCCAAAGATGCTGCCATTATAGATATAGGTGGTGGCGATAGTAAGCTGGTAGATTTTCTACTGCAAGAAGGTTATGAGGATATTACTGTGCTGGATATATCGGGCAAGGCACTGCAAAGAGCACAACAGCGACTTGGTGATGCGGCAAACAAAGTACATTGGGTAGAGACGGATATTGTAGATTTTACGCCTGAGCGTAAGTATGATGTGTGGCACGATAGGGCGGCATTTCACTTCCTGACTACAGAAGAGCAAATTGCTAGCTACCTCAGCATTGCCAAGCAGGCAGTGTCTGGTTATCTCACCATTGGTACCTTTTCTGATAATGGTCCTGAAAAATGTAGTGGGCTACACATAAGGCAATACAATGAGAATCAATTGCAAAGTCAATTGGCTCAAGGGTTTGCCAAAATAAGGTGTATCACAGAAGATCATACCACTCCTTTCGATACGGTGCAGAACTTTCTCTTCTGTAGTTTCAAAAGGGCGTCTTAG
- a CDS encoding YbhB/YbcL family Raf kinase inhibitor-like protein, which produces MKRSNIVLIVLMLMTAKSYAQSTFTLSSKNLGGTATTVEEFAGFGCKGENKSPQLSWINAPEGTKSFAITMYDPDAPTGSGWWHWLVFDIPASVNELVAGAGDIALDLAPKGAVQSITDYGSKGYGGPCPPQGHGWHQYIITVHALKTDKLGVDENTNAAIVGFNIWANTIAKASIVTYYQRK; this is translated from the coding sequence ATGAAAAGATCGAATATCGTACTAATCGTATTGATGCTAATGACTGCCAAGTCTTACGCACAAAGTACATTTACACTCTCTAGTAAAAACTTGGGTGGTACAGCTACAACTGTTGAAGAGTTTGCCGGCTTTGGTTGTAAGGGCGAAAACAAATCGCCACAGCTATCGTGGATCAATGCGCCTGAAGGAACAAAGAGTTTTGCTATAACGATGTATGACCCTGACGCGCCAACAGGCAGCGGCTGGTGGCACTGGTTGGTTTTTGATATTCCTGCCAGTGTAAACGAACTCGTGGCAGGTGCTGGTGATATAGCGCTTGATCTCGCCCCAAAAGGAGCTGTGCAAAGTATTACTGACTATGGTAGTAAGGGTTATGGTGGTCCTTGCCCACCGCAAGGACATGGCTGGCATCAATACATCATTACGGTACACGCGTTGAAAACTGACAAGTTGGGCGTAGATGAAAACACTAATGCTGCTATTGTAGGTTTTAATATATGGGCCAATACAATAGCTAAAGCAAGTATAGTTACCTATTATCAAAGAAAGTAA